The following are encoded in a window of Poecile atricapillus isolate bPoeAtr1 chromosome 21, bPoeAtr1.hap1, whole genome shotgun sequence genomic DNA:
- the AKAP1 gene encoding A-kinase anchor protein 1, mitochondrial yields the protein MALRFRNFVPYAIPGVLALLGCWWIYSWRKKHSGYRNKQAIAIEREKREEVSESDSRPKAEACVPQRLPPLLEEVCLEKPAPTSLLSAGPMTPSFLHPAHEGPDLSRDLPDLSAMTAGPGTREDDSEKLESIGSGGGSGVPACASLPLLAESTECDRNAVLSHALGQGLGANQGQQPLLTQESLGAREDICNTEQSDESSFRPPKEKQMSGIVQSDSGSVTACCLGLGKEADAPQAFLSKAEVVSGHEDSAVSVLPGSSESACPKQSREEEMSKSITGTIPVCQKDTQPKGDELEREKIEVSLDKEVEKIEQIAIQIISKVILAAAEEVLSGSVGSASPWLCQATASQAEAPLRMESVAASGQELVEGATAADVSVAAGSSAEEQGQGATDCSSHGCRASPVEGNTEDCQVKSWVCGESQGVDRTHVENSLEESPLTMEDSGYGTHTPGGGTSVEEPLQSTVLSVTSDQHSDSLSTSSAPDTSAEQSLVPREPPSAPGLPEGSTVPYSNGILKEDGPDLSQECSSAPGTDGDHSEGSDVNSVDFVDSGSAMRKTVARQNAKLEGGSSKPDFVIWEIEVPKELVGRLIGKQGRFMSYLRQASGAKIYVSTLPYFRDSQVCHIEGTSHQVEKVLSLIGKKFKELCLTNIYTLPPPMPLPLHSLLVSAWLFLPDGVTVEVVVAHQVDAGHMFLQQHTHPTFHVLRSLDQQMFACYSQPEIPTLPTPVEVGIICAAPGLDGAWLRAQVISYFEETDEVELKYVDYGGYDKVKVDTLRQIRSDFLTLPFQGAEVLLDNVVPLPDEDHFSPEADAAVSEMTRGAVLVAQVTNYDSVTGLPLIQLWSLMGDEVVSINRTLVERGFARWLDY from the exons ATGGCTTTACGCTTCCGCAATTTCGTCCCATATGCCATTCCTGGAGTGCTGGCACTTCTTGGCTGCTGGTGGATCTAttcctggagaaaaaaacactCAGGCTATCGCAACAAACAAGCAATAGCTATTGAAAGGGAGAAGCGGGAAGAAGTATCAGAGAGTGATTCACGTCCCAAAGCAGAAGCATGTGTTCCTCAAAGACTGCCTCCTTTGTTGGAAGAGGTGTGCCTGGAGAAGCCAGCCCCGACCTCCCTGCTGTCCGCAGGGCCAATGACGCCCTCTTTCCTGCACCCAGCTCATGAGGGGCCGGATCTCTCACGGGACCTCCCAGACCTGTCTGCAATGACAGCTGGGCCTGGCACCCGTGAGGACGACAGTGAAAAGCTGGAATCAATAGGATCTGGAGGGGGAAGCGGTGTCCCTGCTTGTGCCTCACTCCCTCTGCTCGCTGAGAGCACGGAGTGTGACCGGAACGCGGTGCTGAGCCACgcactgggacagggcttggggGCCAACCAAGGCCAGCAGCCACTCCTGACACAGGAGTCTTTGGGAGCCAGGGAGGACATCTGCAACACAGAGCAGTCGGATGAGTCTTCGTTTAGGCCCCCTAAGGAAAAGCAGATGTCAGGAATTGTGCAGTCAGATAGTGGCTCTGTGACAGCCTGTTGCTTGGGATTGGGGAAAGAAGCCGATGCCCCACAAGCCTTTCTCAGTAAAGCTGAAGTTGTATCAGGTCACGAGGATTCTGCAGTGAGTGTGTTACCAGGGAGTTCAGAGTCTGCCTGTCCAAAGCAGTCCAGGGAAGAGGAGATGTCCAAGTCAATCACTGGTACTATACCAGTGTGTCAGAAGGACACACAGCCAAAAGGAGATGagttggaaagagaaaagattGAAGTGAGTTTGGACAAGGAAGTTGAGAAAATTGAGCAAATAGCAATACAGATAATTTCCAAGGTCATtttagcagcagctgaggaagtgCTGTCGGGTTCTGTAGGCAGTGCATCTCCTTGGCTCTGCCAGGCCACTGCCAGCCAAGCTGAGGCTCCTCTGAGGATGGAGAGTGTTGCTGCCTCTGGTCAGGAGCTTGTGGAAGGAGCCACGGCAGCCGATGTGAGCGTGGCTGCGGGGAGCAGTGCAGAGGAGCAGGGCCAGGGTGCAACAGATTGTTCATCACACGGCTGTCGGGCCAGCCCTGTTGAGGGGAACACAGAGGACTGTCAGGTGAAGAGCTGGGTATGTGGGGAGTCCCAAGGAGTTGATCGGACTCATGTGGAGAACTCTCTGGAAGAGTCACCTTTGACCATGGAGGACTCTGGGTATGGCACACACACACCCGGAGGTGGGACGAGCGTAGAGGAGCCCCTGCAGAGCACGGTGCTGTCTGTCACATCAGACCAGCACTCGGACTCACTGAGCACATCCTCAGCCCCAGACACatctgctgagcagagcttggTACCAAGGGAGCCcccctctgctccagggctgcccGAGGGCAGCACAGTGCCCTACAGTAATGGGATTCTGAAAGAGGATGGGCCAGACCTGAGTCAGGAGTGCAGCAGTGCACCAGGGACGGATGGAGATCACTCAGAAG GTTCAGATGTAAATAGTGTGGATTTTGTGGACAGTGGCAGTGCCATGAGGAAGACAGTGGCTCGCCAGAACGCGAAGCTGGAAGGAGGATCCAGCAAGCCAGACTTCGTTATCTGGGAAATCGAGGTCCCAAAG GAATTAGTTGGCCGTTTGATTGGCAAACAGGGGAGGTTTATGAGCTACCTGAGGCAAGCGTCTGGTGCCAAAATTTATGTCTCAACACTACCTTACTTCCGTGACTCCCAGGTCTGTCACATCGAAG GGACCTCACATCAAGTAGAGAAAGTCCTGAGCCTGATTGGCAAGAAGTTCAAAGAGCTGTGTCTCACCAACATCTACACCCTCCCTCCGCCGATGCCGCTGCCGCTTCACTCCCTGCTCGTGTCCGCCTGG CTGTTCCTCCCCGATGGAGTCACTGTGGAGGTGGTGGTGGCACACCAGGTGGATGCAGGGCACatgttcctgcagcagcacacgCATCCCACGTTCCACGTGCTGCGCAGCCTCGACCAGCAGATGTTCGCCTGCTACTCTCAGCCTGAAATTCCAACCCTGCCCACTCCGGTAGAAG TTGGTATTATCTGTGCAGCTCCAGGCCTGGATGGGGCATGGCTCCGGGCTCAAGTCATCAGCTACTTCGAGGAGACCGATGAAGTGGAGCTCAAATACGTGGACTATGGAGGATATGATAAAGTGAAGGTTGACACACTCAGGCAAATCAG GTCTGATTTTTTAACACTACCTTTCCAAGGAGCAGAAGTTTTACTTGACAATGTGGTGCCGCTTCCAG ATGAGGATCACTTTTCCCCTGAAGCTGATGCCGCTGTCAGTGAGATGACCAGAGGTGCTGTCCTCGTGGCACAG gTCACAAATTATGACAGTGTCACAGGGCTGCCACTGATACAGCTGTGGAGCTTGATGGGAGATGAG gTGGTATCAATAAACAGGACTCTGGTGGAAAGAGGGTTTGCTCGGTGGCTCGACTACTAG